A portion of the Rhodococcus pseudokoreensis genome contains these proteins:
- a CDS encoding lytic transglycosylase domain-containing protein: protein MGRHNKKTDSHIRRNSVIALTGLVPIGLITAANTAGAAPKVPFLSTSSSSEVADVAQEATDTAPEAAEAVTPVAETAAESAPAVEAAPAAPALAPVQATPPLPTSIAQGALGIPAVNVAAYQNAERILAVEQPGCGMYWTLIAGIGRVESTHAYDGKTDDKGNMLNPVLGPVLDGSLGGNAVIRDTDGGKLDGNTTYDRAVGPTQFLPETWNRYAGDGNGDGVADPQNVFDSALTTGKYLCDGGLNVKDPIQAAKAVHRYNNSAAYVANVLAWSAGYSSGIIPAAADLPRIH from the coding sequence GTGGGTCGGCACAACAAGAAGACGGATTCCCATATCCGCCGCAATTCGGTCATCGCGCTTACCGGACTCGTCCCCATCGGACTGATCACCGCAGCCAACACGGCCGGAGCCGCACCCAAGGTCCCGTTCCTGTCCACGAGTTCCTCGTCGGAGGTCGCCGACGTCGCCCAGGAGGCGACCGACACCGCACCCGAGGCCGCAGAAGCCGTCACCCCCGTGGCCGAGACCGCCGCCGAGTCCGCACCCGCGGTCGAGGCAGCACCCGCTGCGCCGGCACTCGCACCCGTCCAGGCCACCCCGCCCCTCCCCACGAGCATCGCGCAGGGCGCACTCGGCATCCCCGCCGTCAACGTCGCGGCGTACCAGAACGCCGAACGCATCCTCGCGGTCGAGCAGCCCGGTTGCGGCATGTACTGGACGCTGATCGCCGGAATCGGCCGCGTCGAGTCCACCCACGCCTACGACGGCAAGACCGACGACAAGGGCAACATGCTCAACCCCGTCCTCGGCCCGGTCCTCGACGGCAGCCTCGGCGGCAACGCCGTCATCCGCGACACCGACGGCGGCAAGCTGGACGGCAACACCACCTACGACCGCGCCGTCGGCCCCACCCAGTTCCTGCCCGAGACCTGGAACCGCTACGCGGGCGACGGCAACGGCGACGGCGTCGCCGACCCGCAGAACGTCTTCGACTCCGCACTGACCACCGGAAAGTACCTGTGCGACGGCGGATTGAACGTCAAGGATCCGATCCAGGCGGCCAAGGCCGTGCACCGGTACAACAACTCGGCGGCCTACGTGGCCAACGTCCTCGCATGGTCTGCCGGCTATTCCAGCGGAATCATCCCGGCGGCCGCGGACCTGCCGCGCATCCACTGA
- a CDS encoding Mrp/NBP35 family ATP-binding protein, producing the protein MPVLSESAVRSALARVQDPEIRKPITELGMVKSIDIAADDSVDIAIYLTTAGCPMRTEISDRVTKAVADVPGVGAIRVELDVMSDEQRTELRKSLRGDSAEPVIPFAQPGSLTRVYAVASGKGGVGKSSVTVNLAAALAARGLSVGVLDADIYGHSVPRMLGTDAKPTQVERMIMPPVAHDVKMISIAQFTQGNTPVVWRGPMLHRALQQFLADVFWGDLDVLLLDLPPGTGDVAISVAQLIPGAEILVVTTPQQAAAEVAERAGAIALQTRQRIVGVVENMSWMDMPDGSRMDIFGSGGGQAVADRLTKAVGAKVPLLGQIPLEQAVREGGDGGVPIVLGQPDSPAATALRDIADKLAVRKRGLAGMSLGIDTTRHL; encoded by the coding sequence ATGCCAGTCCTGAGCGAGTCCGCTGTACGTAGCGCCCTGGCGCGCGTCCAGGATCCCGAGATCCGGAAACCGATCACCGAACTCGGGATGGTCAAGAGCATCGACATCGCGGCCGACGACAGTGTCGACATCGCGATCTACCTGACCACCGCGGGCTGTCCGATGCGGACCGAGATCAGCGACCGCGTCACCAAGGCTGTGGCGGACGTCCCCGGCGTCGGTGCGATCCGCGTCGAACTCGACGTGATGAGCGACGAGCAACGTACCGAACTCCGCAAGTCGCTGCGCGGCGACTCGGCCGAGCCCGTCATCCCGTTCGCGCAGCCCGGTTCGCTCACCCGCGTCTACGCGGTCGCGTCCGGCAAGGGCGGCGTCGGCAAGTCCAGCGTCACGGTCAACCTGGCCGCCGCACTGGCCGCCCGCGGACTGTCGGTGGGCGTGCTCGACGCCGACATCTACGGACATTCCGTTCCCCGCATGCTCGGCACCGACGCCAAGCCCACGCAGGTCGAGCGCATGATCATGCCGCCCGTCGCGCACGACGTGAAGATGATCTCCATCGCCCAGTTCACCCAGGGCAACACCCCGGTCGTGTGGCGAGGACCGATGCTGCACCGCGCGCTGCAGCAGTTCCTCGCCGACGTCTTCTGGGGCGACCTCGACGTTCTCCTGCTCGATCTGCCGCCCGGAACCGGCGACGTCGCCATCTCCGTCGCGCAACTGATCCCCGGTGCGGAGATCCTCGTCGTCACCACCCCGCAGCAGGCCGCGGCCGAGGTCGCCGAGCGCGCCGGTGCCATCGCCCTGCAGACCCGTCAGCGCATCGTCGGCGTCGTCGAGAACATGTCCTGGATGGATATGCCCGACGGCAGCCGGATGGACATCTTCGGTTCCGGCGGCGGTCAGGCCGTCGCCGACCGCCTCACGAAGGCCGTGGGCGCGAAGGTGCCGCTGCTGGGACAGATCCCGCTCGAGCAGGCGGTCCGGGAAGGCGGCGACGGCGGCGTTCCCATCGTCCTCGGCCAGCCGGATTCACCGGCCGCGACGGCACTCCGCGACATCGCCGACAAGTTGGCCGTCCGCAAGCGTGGGCTCGCCGGGATGTCGCTGGGGATCGACACCACCCGGCACCTCTAG
- the tatB gene encoding Sec-independent protein translocase protein TatB, with the protein MFGNIGWGEFMVLLVAALVILGPERLPGAISWVTKSLRQVREYASGASQQLKDELGPEFEDLRKPLADLNQLRGMTPRAVITKHLLDGDDSILTGNFDKPSSVSFDKSNPGTKAVSADPSAPTAPQNKPLAAGERPPIDLDAT; encoded by the coding sequence GTGTTCGGCAACATTGGTTGGGGCGAGTTCATGGTCCTCCTCGTCGCGGCTCTGGTCATCTTGGGACCCGAGCGGCTTCCGGGTGCGATCAGCTGGGTTACGAAATCACTGAGGCAGGTCCGCGAGTATGCGAGCGGCGCGAGCCAGCAACTCAAGGACGAACTCGGTCCGGAGTTCGAGGATCTCCGCAAACCGCTGGCGGACCTCAATCAGCTCCGCGGAATGACCCCACGTGCCGTCATCACCAAACACCTTCTCGACGGTGACGATTCGATTCTCACCGGCAACTTCGACAAGCCGAGTTCGGTGTCGTTCGACAAGTCGAACCCGGGAACGAAGGCCGTCAGCGCCGATCCGTCGGCGCCCACCGCTCCGCAGAACAAGCCGCTCGCGGCGGGCGAGCGCCCCCCGATCGACCTCGACGCCACCTAG
- a CDS encoding trypsin-like peptidase domain-containing protein, with protein MTADYKTPGSDATAPDGPVADESGTLRPADAPRLDPRPVYRPQIDAASSRAFGRPGGVTGSFAPSDARRESEPPMKVGAPDPVLAEAFGRPDGEVDTIQRDPHRKTTAPAVEAPPADPWRDPAAGVELGSPALHATDHSRPPAPALSAREVLFGGKVAPKALAALGGIALAIGLVGGLLAAVITADRSSLTSDSVTLVQGGDEDLGQSPVAQVADAVLPSVVSIQVAVGDQGSTGSGVVIDGAGYIVTNNHVISAAATAPDGGKIQVIFSDGTKADAQIVGRDIKTDLAVLKVSADNLTVAELGRSGDVQVGEDVVAVGSPLGLSKTVTRGIVSALHRPMRLSGEGSDTNAVIDAVQTDAAINHGNSGGALVDDTGRVIGINTAMLSESGGSVGLGFAIPIDDVTTVAQTLIRDGQMHHPDIGVNARTVVNDNTSGAQVANVRSDSPAARAGIVENDVIVKVGDRTVTSADELVVAVNLQKIGEPVRVQLIREGRLVDVDVTPASD; from the coding sequence GTGACGGCGGATTACAAGACTCCGGGTTCCGATGCGACGGCGCCCGACGGTCCCGTGGCGGACGAGTCGGGCACGCTGCGTCCGGCGGACGCCCCACGGCTCGATCCGAGACCTGTCTACCGGCCGCAGATCGATGCGGCGTCCAGCCGCGCGTTCGGCCGACCGGGTGGCGTCACCGGTTCCTTCGCTCCGTCGGATGCCCGGCGTGAGAGCGAACCCCCGATGAAGGTCGGTGCCCCTGACCCCGTGCTGGCGGAGGCGTTCGGCCGCCCGGACGGCGAGGTCGACACCATTCAGCGCGATCCCCACCGCAAGACCACCGCCCCGGCAGTCGAGGCCCCGCCCGCCGACCCGTGGCGCGACCCCGCAGCGGGCGTCGAACTCGGATCCCCGGCGTTGCACGCCACGGACCACTCGCGGCCGCCGGCTCCCGCCCTCAGCGCCCGAGAGGTCCTGTTCGGCGGCAAGGTGGCGCCGAAGGCGCTCGCCGCGCTGGGCGGAATAGCGCTCGCGATCGGTCTGGTCGGTGGCCTGCTCGCCGCGGTGATCACCGCCGATCGCAGCTCGCTCACCAGCGACAGCGTCACCCTCGTCCAGGGCGGCGACGAGGACCTCGGCCAGTCGCCCGTCGCGCAGGTCGCGGACGCCGTCCTGCCCTCCGTCGTGTCCATCCAGGTGGCGGTCGGCGACCAGGGCAGCACCGGTTCGGGTGTCGTCATCGACGGCGCCGGGTACATCGTCACCAACAATCACGTCATCTCCGCCGCCGCCACCGCCCCCGACGGCGGCAAAATTCAGGTGATCTTCTCCGACGGAACCAAGGCCGACGCCCAGATCGTCGGTCGCGACATCAAGACCGACCTGGCCGTGCTCAAGGTCTCCGCCGACAATCTGACGGTCGCGGAACTCGGCAGGTCCGGGGACGTGCAGGTCGGTGAGGACGTCGTCGCCGTCGGTTCGCCCCTCGGACTCAGCAAGACCGTCACCCGCGGCATCGTGAGTGCCCTGCACCGCCCGATGCGACTGTCCGGCGAGGGCTCCGACACGAACGCCGTCATCGACGCCGTCCAGACGGACGCCGCCATCAACCACGGCAACTCGGGCGGCGCGCTCGTCGACGACACCGGCCGGGTGATCGGCATCAACACCGCCATGCTCAGCGAATCCGGTGGCTCGGTGGGCCTCGGCTTCGCGATTCCCATCGACGACGTCACCACGGTCGCTCAGACCCTCATCCGGGACGGGCAGATGCATCACCCGGACATCGGCGTCAACGCCCGCACCGTCGTCAACGACAACACCAGCGGAGCCCAGGTGGCCAACGTCCGCTCGGACAGCCCGGCCGCGCGGGCGGGCATCGTCGAGAACGACGTCATCGTCAAGGTCGGCGACCGCACGGTCACGAGCGCCGACGAGTTGGTCGTCGCTGTCAATCTGCAGAAGATCGGTGAGCCCGTCCGGGTTCAGCTGATCCGCGAGGGCCGGCTCGTCGATGTCGACGTGACCCCGGCCTCCGACTGA
- a CDS encoding DNA-directed RNA polymerase sigma-70 factor yields MTQGRVPRQFGSTEHLASEAIAAFVDGELRMSAYLRAAHHLSICAECAFEVDSQQQARRALRRSGDVAMPSGLLGLLSQIPSCNQGDPADKSPFDSHTPDSPVTSEYSITSRIWSRRWRR; encoded by the coding sequence ATGACGCAGGGGCGTGTACCTCGCCAGTTTGGCTCCACCGAACACTTGGCGAGTGAGGCGATCGCCGCCTTCGTCGACGGTGAACTCCGCATGTCCGCTTATCTGCGCGCCGCCCACCACCTGTCGATCTGCGCCGAGTGTGCGTTCGAGGTCGACTCCCAGCAGCAGGCGCGGCGTGCTCTTCGCCGCAGCGGTGACGTCGCGATGCCCTCGGGTCTGCTGGGTCTGCTGAGCCAGATCCCCAGCTGCAACCAGGGCGATCCCGCCGACAAGTCCCCGTTCGACTCCCACACCCCGGATTCGCCGGTCACGAGCGAGTACTCGATCACCAGCCGGATCTGGTCCCGGCGCTGGCGCCGTTGA
- the sigE gene encoding RNA polymerase sigma factor SigE, with product MSKDTMAPDERNTDEQLSDAELTGTAVFDATGEKSAMPSWDELVREHGDRVYRLAYRLSGDAQDAEDLTQDTFIRVFRSLSDYQPGTFEGWLHRITTNLFLDMVRRRNRIRMEALPEDYDRVPADGPNPEEIYHDARLDADLQAALDSLAPEFRAAVVLCDIEGLSYEEIGATLGVKLGTVRSRIHRGRQALREHLAVNGKVDSDQIGVG from the coding sequence ATGAGCAAAGACACGATGGCTCCAGACGAGAGAAACACCGACGAGCAGCTGTCGGACGCCGAGCTGACGGGCACCGCTGTGTTCGATGCCACAGGCGAGAAGTCCGCCATGCCGTCGTGGGACGAACTCGTCCGCGAGCACGGCGACCGCGTCTACCGACTGGCCTACCGGCTGTCGGGCGACGCGCAGGACGCCGAGGACCTCACCCAGGACACGTTCATCCGGGTGTTCCGGTCCCTGTCCGACTACCAGCCCGGCACGTTCGAGGGCTGGCTGCACCGCATCACCACCAACCTCTTCCTCGACATGGTCCGCCGCCGGAACCGCATCCGCATGGAAGCGCTCCCCGAGGACTACGATCGGGTCCCGGCCGACGGGCCGAACCCCGAGGAGATCTACCACGACGCCCGCCTGGACGCCGATCTGCAGGCAGCGCTCGATTCGCTGGCCCCGGAGTTCCGCGCCGCGGTCGTGCTGTGTGACATCGAAGGACTGTCCTACGAGGAGATCGGTGCCACACTGGGTGTGAAGCTCGGAACCGTGCGCAGCCGCATCCACCGCGGCAGGCAGGCTCTGCGTGAGCATCTGGCTGTGAACGGAAAGGTTGACTCCGATCAGATCGGCGTCGGGTAG
- a CDS encoding O-methyltransferase, translating to MCVQTNAERILTHAEGAVREDEALGAARERADDLGAEPVPPAVGAALALFARMLDAKTVVEVGTGAGVSSLWLLRGMREDGVLTTIDSEPEHQRAAKLSFRTNDIAPARTRLINGRALDVLPRLADSAYDLVFVDCAPVDHPHYVREGVRLLRPGGAIVLHNALNGGRVVDPSQRDAATVAVREATKVLAEDDKLIRVLLPIGDGLLCASKL from the coding sequence ATGTGCGTGCAGACAAACGCCGAACGGATACTCACCCACGCAGAAGGGGCTGTCCGTGAAGACGAGGCCCTCGGTGCGGCCAGGGAGCGGGCGGACGACCTCGGTGCCGAACCGGTACCTCCCGCGGTCGGTGCTGCGCTCGCCCTGTTTGCCCGCATGCTGGACGCCAAGACGGTCGTCGAGGTCGGCACCGGCGCGGGTGTGAGCAGCCTGTGGCTGCTCCGGGGCATGCGCGAGGACGGCGTCCTCACCACCATCGACAGTGAACCCGAGCACCAGCGGGCCGCCAAGCTGTCGTTCCGGACCAACGACATCGCACCCGCCCGGACGAGGCTGATCAACGGCCGGGCCCTCGACGTCCTGCCGCGACTCGCCGACAGCGCGTACGACCTGGTGTTCGTCGACTGTGCGCCGGTCGACCACCCGCACTACGTCCGCGAAGGGGTTCGGCTGCTGCGCCCGGGCGGCGCGATCGTGCTGCACAACGCGCTGAACGGCGGCCGGGTCGTCGACCCGAGCCAGCGGGACGCCGCGACCGTCGCCGTCCGCGAGGCCACCAAGGTGCTCGCCGAGGACGACAAGCTGATCCGGGTGCTGCTGCCGATCGGCGACGGCCTACTCTGCGCATCCAAGCTCTAA
- the glgC gene encoding glucose-1-phosphate adenylyltransferase → MRSQPHVLGIVLAGGEGKRLYPLTADRAKPAVPFGGAYRLIDFVLSNLVNAGYLRLCVLTQYKSHSLDRHISQTWRLSGFAGEYITPVPAQQRLGPRWYTGSADAILQSLNLVYDEDPEYIVVFGADHVYRMDPEQMVQHHIESGAGVTVAGIRVPRSEAFAFGCIDSDESGRIVQFLEKPAHPPGTPDDPNMTFASMGNYVFTTKVLVDAIRADSENSDSDHDMGGDIIPALVEAGEASVYDFKDNIVPGATDRDRGYWRDVGTLDAFYDAHMDLVSVHPIFNLYNRRWPIRGETENLAPAKFVQGGLAQESVVGAGCILSAATVRNSVLSSNVMVDSGATVEGSVLMPGVRIGKGAVVRRAILDKNVVVGDGEIIGVDLERDKQRFAVSNGGVVAIGKGVWI, encoded by the coding sequence GTGAGGAGCCAGCCACATGTGCTTGGAATCGTGCTCGCCGGCGGCGAGGGCAAACGTCTCTATCCGCTCACCGCGGATCGGGCGAAGCCCGCTGTGCCTTTCGGAGGCGCCTACCGGTTGATCGATTTCGTGCTCAGCAATTTGGTCAATGCGGGATACCTCCGCCTGTGTGTTCTGACGCAGTACAAGTCGCACTCGTTGGACCGCCACATCTCTCAGACGTGGCGACTGTCCGGGTTCGCGGGGGAATACATCACTCCCGTTCCCGCGCAGCAACGTCTGGGCCCGCGCTGGTACACCGGCAGCGCGGACGCGATCCTGCAGTCGCTGAACCTCGTCTACGACGAGGACCCCGAGTACATCGTCGTGTTCGGCGCCGACCACGTGTACCGGATGGACCCGGAGCAGATGGTGCAGCACCACATCGAGTCGGGCGCCGGCGTGACGGTGGCCGGGATCCGGGTGCCGCGCAGCGAGGCGTTCGCATTCGGCTGTATCGACAGCGACGAGTCGGGCCGCATCGTGCAGTTCCTCGAGAAGCCGGCGCATCCGCCGGGGACCCCGGACGACCCCAACATGACGTTCGCGTCGATGGGCAACTACGTGTTCACCACCAAGGTGCTCGTCGACGCCATCCGGGCCGACTCCGAGAACTCCGATTCCGACCACGACATGGGCGGCGACATCATCCCCGCGCTCGTCGAGGCGGGCGAAGCGTCCGTGTACGACTTCAAGGACAACATCGTCCCCGGCGCCACCGACCGCGACCGGGGCTACTGGCGGGACGTGGGAACGCTCGACGCGTTCTACGACGCCCATATGGATCTCGTGTCGGTCCACCCCATCTTCAACCTCTACAACCGGCGCTGGCCGATCCGCGGCGAGACGGAGAACCTCGCGCCCGCCAAGTTCGTGCAGGGCGGCCTCGCCCAGGAGTCCGTGGTCGGGGCTGGCTGCATCCTGTCGGCGGCCACGGTGCGCAACTCCGTGCTCAGCTCCAACGTGATGGTCGACAGCGGCGCAACCGTGGAGGGCAGCGTCCTCATGCCGGGTGTGCGCATCGGCAAGGGCGCCGTCGTGCGCCGCGCGATCCTCGACAAGAACGTGGTCGTCGGCGACGGGGAGATCATCGGCGTCGACCTCGAGCGCGACAAGCAGCGCTTCGCCGTGAGCAACGGTGGAGTCGTGGCCATCGGCAAGGGCGTCTGGATCTAG
- the glgA gene encoding glycogen synthase, which produces MRVAMMTKEYPPEIYGGAGVHVTELVAQLKQLCEVDVHCMGAPRVGAVVHTPDPALAGANPALATLSAELRMADAATGADVVHSHTWYTGLAGHLASALYDVPHILTAHSLEPRRPWKAEQLGGGYRISSWSERNAVEHADAVIAVSAGMRLDVLDAYPFVDPHRVHVVRNGIDTSVWHAGPAGHGQSALAKIGVDPDQPMVAFVGRITRQKGVGHLIAAAHHFAPEIQLVLCAGAPDTPEIAAETEQAVAALAAHRGNVFWVREMLPTEQVREILSAATVFVCPSVYEPLGIVNLEAMACETAVVASDVGGIPEVVEDGVTGRLVHYNSYEPEAFEQALAESVNAIAADVGTAEAMGKAGRARAIAEFSWAAIAQQTLDVYQDALSRR; this is translated from the coding sequence GTGCGGGTGGCGATGATGACCAAGGAATATCCACCGGAGATCTATGGCGGTGCGGGTGTACACGTCACCGAACTGGTTGCTCAGTTGAAGCAGCTGTGCGAGGTGGACGTGCACTGTATGGGCGCTCCGCGCGTCGGGGCGGTCGTGCACACCCCCGATCCCGCGCTGGCCGGGGCCAATCCGGCGCTCGCGACGCTGTCCGCCGAACTGCGCATGGCGGACGCCGCGACGGGCGCCGACGTCGTGCACTCGCACACCTGGTACACCGGTCTCGCCGGCCATCTGGCGTCCGCACTGTACGACGTGCCGCACATCCTCACCGCCCACTCCCTCGAGCCGCGCAGGCCGTGGAAGGCGGAGCAGCTGGGCGGCGGCTACCGCATCTCGTCGTGGTCCGAGCGCAACGCGGTGGAGCACGCGGACGCGGTGATCGCCGTGAGCGCCGGCATGCGACTCGACGTCCTCGACGCGTATCCGTTCGTCGACCCGCACCGGGTCCACGTGGTGCGCAACGGGATCGACACGTCCGTCTGGCACGCGGGACCGGCAGGTCACGGGCAGTCCGCGCTGGCGAAGATCGGCGTCGACCCGGACCAGCCGATGGTGGCGTTCGTCGGCCGCATCACCCGGCAGAAGGGCGTCGGTCATCTGATCGCCGCAGCACACCACTTCGCGCCCGAGATCCAGTTGGTGCTGTGCGCAGGCGCCCCCGACACCCCGGAGATCGCCGCCGAGACCGAGCAGGCCGTCGCCGCCCTCGCGGCGCACCGCGGCAACGTGTTCTGGGTGCGCGAAATGCTCCCCACCGAACAGGTGCGGGAAATCCTGTCGGCCGCAACCGTCTTCGTGTGCCCGTCCGTGTACGAGCCGCTGGGGATCGTGAACCTCGAGGCCATGGCCTGCGAGACCGCGGTCGTCGCGTCCGACGTCGGCGGCATCCCGGAGGTGGTGGAGGACGGGGTCACCGGCCGTCTGGTGCACTACAACTCGTACGAGCCGGAAGCGTTCGAGCAGGCGCTGGCCGAGTCGGTCAACGCGATCGCCGCCGACGTCGGCACCGCCGAGGCCATGGGCAAGGCCGGGCGGGCGCGGGCGATCGCCGAGTTCTCCTGGGCGGCCATCGCGCAGCAGACCCTCGACGTCTACCAGGACGCGCTGTCGCGCCGCTGA
- a CDS encoding putative RNA methyltransferase, with protein MLADVTDLLACPQCRSPVELDEGAILCDAGHTFDVARQGYVTLMTGAGGKFDGDSPEMIAARADFLGGGSFDPLMDAVADAVVAGTGAVDDPRILEIGAGTGHYLARVLDATPTGRGIGLDVSKYAARRIARSHPRAGAVVADVWQHLPVRDHVLSHVLCVFAPRNADEAHRVLAEHGSLVVLTPTERHLGELVDLLGMVRVDDRKVERLGAAMSGRFERTGHVAVEYPMSLSHLDVTRLVGMGPSARHLTPERLASSIAALPQEYPVTASVTVSTYTRL; from the coding sequence GTGCTGGCCGATGTGACCGACCTGCTGGCCTGCCCACAGTGCCGGTCGCCGGTGGAACTCGACGAAGGCGCGATCCTGTGCGACGCAGGGCACACCTTCGACGTGGCGCGGCAGGGCTACGTCACCCTGATGACCGGGGCAGGCGGCAAGTTCGACGGCGACAGCCCCGAAATGATCGCCGCACGTGCGGACTTCCTCGGCGGCGGCAGCTTCGACCCGCTGATGGATGCCGTCGCCGACGCCGTGGTGGCGGGCACCGGGGCTGTCGACGACCCCCGGATCCTCGAGATCGGCGCGGGCACAGGCCACTACCTGGCACGCGTCCTCGACGCCACCCCGACCGGCCGGGGAATCGGGCTGGACGTGTCCAAGTACGCGGCCCGTCGCATCGCCAGGTCCCACCCGCGCGCCGGGGCGGTGGTTGCCGACGTGTGGCAACACCTTCCGGTGCGTGACCACGTCCTCAGCCATGTCCTGTGCGTGTTCGCGCCCCGCAACGCCGACGAGGCGCACCGGGTGCTGGCCGAGCACGGATCCCTGGTGGTCCTCACGCCCACGGAGCGGCACCTGGGGGAACTCGTGGACCTGCTCGGCATGGTCCGGGTGGACGACCGCAAGGTCGAGCGGCTCGGGGCCGCGATGTCCGGGCGGTTCGAGCGCACCGGCCACGTGGCGGTGGAGTACCCGATGTCGTTGTCGCACCTCGACGTGACCCGCCTGGTGGGGATGGGGCCGTCGGCGCGGCACCTGACACCCGAGCGGCTCGCCTCCTCGATCGCGGCGCTGCCGCAGGAATATCCGGTGACGGCGTCGGTGACGGTGTCCACCTACACCCGGCTCTGA
- a CDS encoding DUF3117 domain-containing protein, which yields MAAMKPRTGDGPLEATKEGRGIVMRVPLEGGGRLVVELTPEEAAALGEELKGVTS from the coding sequence ATGGCGGCCATGAAGCCCCGGACCGGGGACGGTCCCCTCGAAGCAACCAAAGAGGGACGAGGAATCGTCATGCGGGTTCCGCTCGAGGGTGGTGGACGTCTGGTTGTCGAGCTCACCCCGGAGGAAGCTGCCGCACTCGGTGAAGAGCTCAAGGGCGTCACCAGCTAG
- a CDS encoding DNA-3-methyladenine glycosylase I, protein MSAEDRVRCVWAVDTDGSSLYRDYHDLEWGRPLHGRDELYERLCLEAFQSGLSWITILRKREAFRAAFAGFDPEAVARYSERDVERLLEDASIVRNRAKIEASVSNARALLELSDTDLDTLLWSFAPPPRPSRPATVNDVPAVTPESTAMAKELKRRGFKFVGPTTAYALMQATGMVDDHVAACWVPITA, encoded by the coding sequence GTGAGCGCCGAGGACAGGGTGCGGTGCGTGTGGGCGGTCGACACGGACGGGTCCAGCCTGTACCGCGACTACCACGACCTCGAGTGGGGTCGTCCGCTGCACGGCCGCGACGAATTGTACGAACGGCTGTGCCTCGAAGCGTTCCAGTCCGGATTGTCGTGGATCACGATTCTCCGCAAGCGCGAGGCCTTCCGGGCCGCGTTCGCCGGCTTCGATCCGGAGGCGGTCGCGCGGTACTCGGAGCGGGACGTGGAGCGCCTGCTCGAGGACGCGTCGATCGTCCGGAACCGCGCCAAGATCGAGGCGTCGGTGAGCAACGCCCGGGCCCTGCTGGAGTTGTCGGACACCGACCTGGACACGCTGCTGTGGTCGTTCGCCCCGCCGCCGCGCCCGAGCCGTCCGGCCACCGTGAACGACGTCCCGGCCGTCACACCCGAGTCCACTGCGATGGCGAAGGAATTGAAGCGGCGAGGGTTCAAGTTTGTGGGTCCTACCACCGCTTATGCACTGATGCAGGCCACCGGGATGGTGGACGACCACGTCGCCGCCTGCTGGGTCCCGATCACTGCCTGA
- a CDS encoding DivIVA domain-containing protein: MVTALLYLLVMAFVGAMLFLAASAVFGRSEELAPLPPGTTLTALPADGVTGADVEALRFQQTLRGYKASEVDWALARLGREIDSLREQLAAVEAASDHPGDAS, from the coding sequence ATGGTGACAGCCCTGCTCTATCTGCTCGTCATGGCGTTCGTCGGCGCGATGCTGTTCCTCGCCGCCAGTGCGGTGTTCGGCCGTTCCGAGGAACTCGCGCCCCTGCCACCCGGCACCACACTCACGGCCTTGCCCGCCGACGGTGTGACGGGCGCCGACGTGGAGGCGTTGCGATTCCAGCAGACGCTGCGGGGGTACAAGGCGAGCGAGGTCGACTGGGCGCTGGCCCGGCTGGGTCGTGAAATCGATTCGCTGCGTGAGCAGTTGGCTGCCGTCGAAGCTGCGTCCGACCATCCGGGAGACGCGTCGTGA